The following proteins are co-located in the Hydractinia symbiolongicarpus strain clone_291-10 chromosome 7, HSymV2.1, whole genome shotgun sequence genome:
- the LOC130648948 gene encoding uncharacterized protein LOC130648948, translated as MIFNIGENSTLDVLRMLMHRAVAQQTEQPKKPIKKHVAQPNTSPFVITPSVEAANVSDTLLKNADSLSNDGPRRLHVTNLPFKVKDNELQAMFEIYGVVLDAEIIYNERGSKGFGFVTMETAEAAKQAKEALNKKEIDGRKIEVNNATPRAIQNKSGVRLNNQNTVSPPQSRQTNSIFKTAQGAKIQNFSGPWNPTSFNCLTTSPVQINPVDFTMPALQIPPVNLAAISNTAISGLACIPTPEQYAQYYNYMSAHARAARLNGGSLGNHRYQPY; from the exons ATGATTTTTAATATTGGTGAAAACTCTACCTTGGATGTTTTACGAATGTTGATGCATCGT GCGGTAGCACAGCAAACAGAACAGCCAAAGAAaccaataaaaaaacatgtcgCGCAACCAAACACGTCACCCTTCGTTATAACGCCATCTGTTGAAGCTGCAAACGTTTCCGACACTTTGTTGAAAAACGCTGATTCATTGTCCAACGATGGACCGAGACGACTTCACGTCACCAATCTTCCTTTTAAAGTAAAAGATAATGAGTTGCAAGCTATGTTTGag ATTTACGGTGTTGTTTTGGATGCTGAAATCATCTACAATGAAAGAGGATCAAAG GGATTTGGTTTCGTTACTATGGAGACTGCAGAAGCTGCTAAACAAGCAAAAGAGGCACTCAATAAGAAAGAAATTGATGGTCGAAAAATTGAG GTCAACAATGCCACACCTAGAGCGATCCAAAACAAAA GTGGTGTGCgtttaaataatcaaaatacTGTCTCTCCACCACAAAGCCGCCAAACTAATAGCATTTTCAAGACAGCGCAGGGGGCTAAGATACAGAATTTCTCTGGACCGTGGAATCCGAC ATCGTTTAACTGCTTAACAACGTCTCCTGTACAGATCAATCCGGTTGATTTTACTATGCCAGCATTACAGATACCACCAGTCAATCTTGCAGCTATATCAAACACAGCTATTTCTGG GCTGGCATGCATTCCAACACCA GAACAATATGCACAGTATTACAACTATATGTCCGCGCATGCGCGTGCTGCTCGTTTGAATGGGGGAAGTCTTGGTAACCATAGATATCAACCGTACTAA